One genomic region from Cyanobium usitatum str. Tous encodes:
- a CDS encoding M23 family metallopeptidase — protein MQARLMQGLLMQSGLISAAVAFSGSACLLLSSSAGLAQSRWQMGVFPVTSFLTYTSHFGTRTGPWGRVEPHYGLDIAAPMGSPIRNWWAGSVQDVINDGGCGLGLVIRSGDYEHIYCHLSGRVSGGTYSSGQVLLRQGQGVRTGQLIGHVGMSGRTTGPHLHWGMRHGGRWLDPAQILRAMAAGRRQQTGRAIAPKAPPATRVAVIR, from the coding sequence ATGCAGGCCCGTCTAATGCAGGGCCTACTAATGCAGAGCGGACTGATCTCAGCGGCGGTCGCATTCAGCGGCAGCGCCTGCCTATTGCTGTCCAGCTCGGCGGGGCTGGCCCAGAGTCGCTGGCAGATGGGGGTTTTTCCCGTCACCAGCTTCCTGACCTACACCAGCCATTTCGGTACCCGCACCGGCCCCTGGGGTCGGGTGGAGCCCCATTACGGCCTGGACATCGCAGCGCCCATGGGATCGCCGATCCGCAACTGGTGGGCTGGCTCAGTGCAGGACGTGATCAACGACGGAGGCTGCGGCTTGGGGCTGGTGATTCGGTCGGGCGATTACGAGCACATCTACTGCCATCTGTCCGGGCGAGTTTCAGGCGGCACCTACAGCAGTGGTCAGGTGCTGCTGCGCCAGGGCCAGGGCGTACGCACGGGCCAACTGATCGGCCATGTGGGCATGAGCGGCCGCACTACTGGTCCCCACCTGCATTGGGGCATGCGCCATGGCGGGCGCTGGCTAGACCCTGCCCAGATCCTGCGAGCTATGGCAGCCGGCAGGCGCCAGCAAACCGGGCGGGCAATTGCCCCGAAAGCGCCGCCGGCAACTAGGGTTGCCGTAATCCGTTAA